The following coding sequences are from one Lolium rigidum isolate FL_2022 chromosome 6, APGP_CSIRO_Lrig_0.1, whole genome shotgun sequence window:
- the LOC124664207 gene encoding eudesmanediol synthase-like has protein sequence MATDAADSNGTTAAATRAAFAPSEWGDYFITYDPPLAQRSEEWMRERAEELKQRVQKMFVFEDGSVAGAVALVDTLERLSLDGHFREEITAAITRIYLVGLESPGFVGSSDAHDLGVTATRFRLLRQHGLWVSTDVFDRFRDGDGNFSASLSSNIDDPRILLSLYNAAHMAVPGDVDAVLDNARVFARRHLEAMARGELRSPAAEQVARALDHPLPRFTGLLETMRYVAEYAQEVTHDGTILELARLNSNLMRCLHLRELKALSIWWRDLYETVNLRYARDRMVEIYFWSCGMIPEEEFSRARLMFAKTFGLVSILDDTYDVHATAEECLSLTQAMQRWDESAVPVLPEYLRVLYIKTLSIFKEFEDLLEPHEKYRMSYAKKAYQLQAEYYMQEAHWSSEKYRPSFKEHEELCGKSCGLIMLNLVALMGYGASATKELFDWAFAIPDVVRAGTQIGRFLNDISSYKLGKNKKDLPSGVECYMMEKGVTGEEAVAAIAAMTEDRWRTMNKACMEMDRALLPVAQLVANIARSNEVIYLHGRDGYTFGSHVKDLVTALFLDPIPL, from the exons ATGGCTACCGACGCTGCCGACAGCAACGGCACTACGGCGGCCGCCACACGCGCCGCCTTTGCCCCGTCAGAGTGGGGCGACTATTTCATCACCTACGACCCTCCTCTCGCGCAG AGGTCCGAGGAGTGGATGAGGGAGAGGGCAGAGGAGCTGAAGCAGCGAGTGCAGAAGATGTTCGTGTTCGAGGACGGCAGCGTGGCCGGCGCGGTGGCACTTGTGGACACGCTCGAGCGTCTCAGCCTAGACGGCCACTTCCGCGAGGAGATCACCGCGGCCATAACCCGTATCTACCTCGTCGGGCTGGAAAGCCCCGGGTTCGTTGGCAGCTCCGATGCCCATGATCTTGGCGTCACTGCTACTCGGTTCCGTCTGCTCCGGCAACACGGGCTATGGGTGTCCACAG ATGTGTTCGATAGGTTCAGGGACGGCGACGGCAATTTCAGCGCGAGCCTAAGCAGCAACATCGACGACCCGAGAATTCTACTGAGCTTGTACAATGCGGCTCACATGGCGGTGCCGGGCGACGTGGATGCCGTCCTCGACAACGCTAGGGTCTTCGCACGGCGACACCTGGAAGCCATGGCAAGAGGCGAGCTGCGGTCGCCGGCGGCGGAGCAAGTCGCCCGCGCCCTTGATCACCCTCTCCCGCGGTTCACGGGGCTGCTGGAGACCATGCGTTACGTTGCCGAGTATGCGCAGGAGGTGACGCACGACGGCACAATCCTAGAACTTGCTCGGCTCAATTCTAACCTCATGAGGTGCCTTCACCTCAGGGAGCTAAAGGCCCTTAGCAT ATGGTGGAGGGATCTATACGAAACAGTGAATCTAAGGTATGCTCGGGACCGTATGGTGGAGATCTACTTTTGGAGCTGCGGAATGATCCCCGAGGAGGAGTTCTCGCGTGCACGTTTGATGTTCGCCAAGACGTTTGGACTTGTGTCTATTCTTGATGATACCTACGATGTCCATGCAACTGCAGAGGAGTGTCTTAGTCTTACCCAAGCCATGCAGAG ATGGGATGAAAGTGCGGTTCCTGTTCTACCTGAATACCTACGCGTCCTATACATCAAAACACTAAGCATCTTCAAAGAGTTTGAGGATCTGTTAGAACCACACGAGAAGTACCGAATGTCATATGCCAAAAAAGCG TACCAGCTGCAGGCGGAATATTATATGCAAGAGGCCCACTGGTCGAGCGAGAAGTATCGGCCGAGCTTCAAGGAACACGAGGAGCTGTGTGGTAAGTCTTGTGGTCTGATAATGCTTAATCTGGTGGCCCTCATGGGCTACGGCGCCAGCGCAACCAAGGAGTTGTTTGAttgggcgtttgccatccctgaTGTGGTCCGCGCTGGCACGCAGATCGGCCGCTTCCTCAACGACATCTCCTCTTACAAG CTAGGGAAGAACAAGAAGGACCTCCCTAGCGGCGTGGAGTGCTACATGATGGAGAAGGGCGTGAcaggggaggaggccgtggcggCAATCGCCGCCATGACCGAGGATAGGTGGAGGACAATGAACAAGGCGTGCATGGAGATGGACCGCGCGCTCCTGCCTGTGGCGCAGCTAGTGGCGAACATTGCGAGATCGAACGAAGTAATCTACCTCCACGGCAGGGATGGCTATACCTTCGGCAGCCACGTCAAGGACCTCGTGACGGCTCTCTTCCTTGATCCCATCCCCCTTTAA
- the LOC124664209 gene encoding uncharacterized protein LOC124664209 encodes MDMPMRRTRGCCTVCKPGSSAACHACCVARPAQAPGDGELSSTAGAAFLPHHGSSREMALASSVVDEDGGSNQLNSEMDNKIIKVMTYNVWFREDMELSRRMKALGDLIHHHNPDLICFQEITPNIYQLLQKSGWWQDYKCSLSDKIDMYMERRYFCMQMSKLDVNSFDSIPFGNSVMERELCKADTNVVGVTKLVLATSHLESPCGRDQMYSKERAAQATESVRILDSFRNVIFCGDMNWVAGDGQFPLPSGWVDAWDELKPGEDGWTYDTKSNGMISGDPRMQGRVDRFVCKLPDFKIHAIEMIGKEAIPGLSYSIEKKLRKGIRKLELPVLPSDHFGLVLSITYAAPSGRSELVAQGKVSNPGSMKKKSVLHYFTTLFCGRAL; translated from the exons aTGGACATGCCTATGCGGAGGACCCGCGGCTGTTGCACTGTCTGCAAACCCGGGAGCTCCGCCGCCTGCCACGCGTGTTGCGTCGCGCGTCCCGCACAGGCTCCTGGCGATGGCGAGCTATCTTCCACCGCCGGTGCCGCGTTTCTCCCGCACCATGGGAGCTCCAGAGAGATGGCGCTCGCTTCGTCAGTCGTCGATGAGGATGGCGGCTCGAACCAAT TAAATTCTGAGATGGATAACAAGATTATCAAAGTCATGACATACAATGTATGGTTTCGGGAGGATATGGAACTGAGCAGAAGGATGAAAGCTCTTGGAGATCTTATTCACCACCACAACCCAGATCTTATATGTTTCCAG GAGATTACACCAAACATATATCAGCTTCTCCAAAAATCTGGCTGGTGGCAAGACTACAAGTGCTCGCTATCAGATAAGATAGACATGTACATGGAGAGGCGATATTTCTGCATGCAG ATGAGCAAATTGGATGTGAATTCTTTTGACTCCATCCCATTTGGTAACTCAGTAATGGAAAGGGAGCTGTGCAAGGCAGACACCAACGTTGTAGGCGTGACCAAGCTGGTGTTGGCTACAAGCCACCTAGAGAGCCCATGTGGTCGAGATCAGATGTACAGCAAGGAGCGGGCAGCTCAGGCGACTGAGTCGGTGAGGATTTTGGACAGCTTCCGCAATGTAATATTCTGCGGAGACATGAACTGGGTCGCCGGGGACGGGCAGTTCCCTCTGCCAAGCGGCTGGGTTGATGCCTGGGATGAGTTGAAGCCAGGTGAAGATGGCTGGACCTACGACACGAAATCTAACGGCATGATATCAGGCGACCCCAGGATGCAGGGGAGAGTAGATCGGTTCGTGTGTAAGCTGCCAGATTTCAAGATCCACGCCATCGAGATGATTGGGAAGGAGGCCATACCTGGACTATCGTACTCGATAGAGAAGAAACTCCGCAAGGGAATCCGCAAGCTGGAATTACCTGTATTACCTAGTGACCACTTCGGGCTTGTTTTGAGCATTACCTACGCTGCACCATCGGGTAGAAGTGAACTCGTAGCCCAGGGGAAAGTATCTAACCCTGGTAGTATGAAGAAGAAAAGTGTGCTACACTATTTCACTACATTATTTTGTGGTCGTGCACTATGA
- the LOC124660998 gene encoding protein FAM133-like has translation MDSKKFLQILEEKKKRVLEKKEAPLKWQQKLEAAIKATEEKEKKLKSRKHRRRRSYSSSESDSESESDCDRKHRKRKERRRHKKHGHSDSDGARRRKRRSKRRSSDSSDESDSDEHDSGSEEECRRKKHSHKRKHRRHSARSDSDGSDYSSDDEVRRSTRKDHHSRSHRRRHRSSEDDPEEKSRSRHRKRHRSSDEDIPSDSDNHKHHRSRSIGDSSDDGAAIGEPDKMNGKGSHKSKRHHGHHHHHSRDDHRRSNSVGGFNDMAQVERVNSL, from the coding sequence ATGGATTCCAAGAAGTTCCTGCAGATCctcgaggagaagaagaagagagtcCTTGAGAAGAAAGAAGCCCCACTGAAATGGCAGCAGAAACTGGAAGCAGCAATTAAAGCCACTGAAGAAAAGGAGAAGAAGCTCAAGTCAAGAAAgcacaggaggaggaggagctattCTTCCTCAGAGTCTGACAGTGAGTCCGAGAGTGACTGTGATCGGAAGCACAGGAAGAGAAAGGAGCGCAGAAGGCACAAGAAGCATGGCCACTCTGATTCTGATGGCGCTAGGAGGCGCAAGCGCAGGTCAAAGAGAAGGAGCTCAGACTCTAGTGATGAGAGTGATAGTGATGAACACGATAGTGGTTCTGAGGAAGAATGTCGCAGGAAGAAGCACTCACACAAGAGAAAGCATCGCCGGCACTCTGCAAGGTCAGACTCTGATGGTTCAGACTACAGTAGTGATGATGAAGTGCGGAGGTCAACCAGGAAGGACCACCATTCCAGGAGTCACAGACGCCGCCACAGGTCATCAGAGGATGACCCTGAGGAGAAGAGCAGATCCAGACACAGGAAGCGTCATAGGTCAAGTGATGAGGACATTCCTTCAGATTCCGACAACCACAAGCACCACAGGAGCCGCTCCATAGGAGATTCCTCAGATGATGGAGCAGCTATTGGTGAACCAGATAAGATGAATGGTAAAGGGTCTCACAAAAGCAAACGCCATCAcggtcaccaccatcaccacagtCGTGATGACCATCGCCGTAGCAACTCTGTTGGAGGATTCAATGACATGGCGCAAGTGGAGAGAGTTAACTCCCTATGA